The Acropora muricata isolate sample 2 unplaced genomic scaffold, ASM3666990v1 scaffold_746, whole genome shotgun sequence genomic sequence TCAAAGAGTTGTTTGTCCCCTTGCCTGCCCCCTCGAACAGGAGCGGCGTCTATTATTCAAGCAGTGCCACAGTTGTTAGACCCGGGGCAGGAGGTCTTACCTACGGAAGCTCAAAGTGATCGAGGTGATGACGttttgttttcacaactttCAGAGGTAAAAGAAGCTTGTGAGTTTGAAGAGTCTAGTGGGACCATTTTATCACAATTCAAGGGTAGGCAAAGAAGACACGTACAGTTTTGGCGTAGCATAGGTGCCCCTACATATGTTTTATCTGTTATATGCGAGGGTTACCGTTTGCCTTTTCTGCAAATTGCTCCTGCGTTTACGTCTCGGAATAATAAATCAGCATCGGATAATTCAGAGTTTGTTAATGATGCTATTTTGGAGCTTTTAAATACAGCTAGGGTTATGGAATTATATAAGCCACCTCATGTTGTCAATCCTTTGAGTGTGTCCATCCAGCCAAACGGTAAAAAGAGGTTAATTCTTGATCTCCGTTATATCAACAATTTTCTTATTAAGCGTAAAGTCAAGTACGAAGATTGGAAGGTTGCCTTATCCTACTTCCAAAAGGGTTCTTTTATGATAACTTTTGATCTTAAAAGCGGCTACCACCATGTTGAAATTCATCCAGACCATCTGACGTTTTTGGGGTTTGCATGGAAGTTTCCAAAAGAAGCGTACATACGATATTTTGTGTTTTCAGTTCTCCCTTTTGGTCTGTCGTCTGCACCATACATTTTTACAAAATGTCTTAAGCCGCTTGAGAAGTATTGGAGGTTCAACGGTGTTAATATTGCTTTGTTTCTTGACTATGGTTGGTTGATAGATTCTGATCGTGACACCTGTACAACCCTAGCTGCTAGTATTTGGTCTGATCTAAGGAAGGCAGGGTTTATCACCAATGATGAGAAGTCTCAATGGTGTCCGAGTCAAGTTTGTGAATGGCTGGGAATTATATGGAACACCATTAATGGGACTATTGCTCTTTCTGAGCGACGGGAAAGCAGTATTGCAATAGCTATCGATAGGATTCTCTCAAGTGAGCGTTTGGTATCGGCACGGGTTTTGGCTCACTCCTGGGTAGGATTATTTCTGGTGGGGCGGTTTTTGGTAATATTTCCAGACTCATGACGAGATATTGCTCAATTTCAGTTGCCTCGGCCCAGAATTGGGACTCCAAGTTTTATTTTGATCAATATTGTATTAGGGAACTGAATTTTTGGAAGTCTAATTTGAAACGACTGAATTGTAGGGTAGTGATCGATTCTCCGCATAGGACGTCTAATTACGTAGTTTATTCAGATGCAAGCGCCACAGGGTGTGGTGCTCACCTAGATGTTAATGGCGAGCAAGTTTGTAATAAGCAATGGGATTTAGTAGAGCGTAGACAAAGTTCTACATGGAGGGAGTTATCTGCCATTTTGTTCACCTTACATTCCTTTTTACCCTTACTAGTAGGCTCTTATACAAAGTGGTTTTCTGATAGTCAAACTGCATGAAAAATCATTCAAGTAGGTAGTATGCGAAGTGATTTACATACTATTGCGGTGGAGATTTTTCAGTTCTGTGCTAATAATGATATAGAGTTAGAGCTCCAGTGGATCCCTCGCACTAAAATTGAGAGAGCTGATTAAATTAGTCGAATCATTGATATAGACGATTTGCAAATTTCAGCCGAGTCTTTAGAGGAAAGCTGGGGCGTTCATTCAGTGGATTGTTTTgctaattattataataagaaGGTTTGCAAGTTTTTCTCTAGATTTTGGAATCCAGGTTGTAGTGGGGTAGATTTTTTCGTgcaaaatttggaaggagagaATTGCCTCGTTGTTCCTCCGTTAAGCCTTATTGCTAGAGCTATTAATTATTTGCAAGTTTGCAGGACCATTGCCACTATAATCGTGCCCTTTTGGCCGTCGTCATATTTCTGGCCTATTATTTCCAGAAAATTTTCTCGATTTGTAGTTGATTACAAGTGTTTTGATTCTACTGCTTTAGAATTTGGGCGTAATACCAATTTGTTTTTGGGTAGTGATAGGTTTACTGGGTTCATCTTGGCTGTTCGTATGAAGTTTTCTTAGGTTTCTATATTTGTAAGGGCGtttttccatgtattttttCAGTGGATAAAGGCACTGGCCTGTTTGGGTGAAGAGGCACTGGCCTGATTTGGTTGAAGAGGCACTGGCCTGAGTTTGGTATTGTCACAATGTTCTGGATAAGAGGCAATGGCCTGCTTTGGATTACAATGTTTTTGCGGAGGCACTTCTTGTTTGATATGTTCGAGCAGAAGTATTTTTCACCATGTGACTGTTTCAGCGGTTCATATTTTCtattatttctttcagtttgttttcTCCTCACAGCTGTTTGTCTCAGACCACGTTTGGAGGTGCATACCGGTTAGTGTAAAGCCAGATCTTGGAGAGCTTATTTCGACGTTACTGAAGTCTAAagtgagttctacagaaaaaAGATATAAGAGAGAGATTTTGAAGTTTATGGATAATTGTAATTTTTCCGTGGTTCGGCCGGTGCCTCCTTTTCCCGTTACGTTCTTAGTTGCTTATCTTTTTGAAGTTTATAAGAGGTCTAGTTCATATGCCTCTTTAGTTATGACTCACGTGGCTCTCAAGTGGTTTCACTCGTTTAGTCTGAGTAGCGGCGCCAATCCGTTAGATAATTCTatttgtcataatttgttggagGCTGCTAGGCGTGATAAGCCAGTTAGTGTTAAGAAGGCGCCTATATCCGCTGAGATTATTAAGAGTATTATTGATAAGTTTGCTGGTCCTTCTGCTAGTCTTAAGGACGTGCGTGTTGCTTGCATCTGTTCGTTAGGATATGCAGGGTTTTTTCGCTATGATGAGCTTAGTAACATCGCGCCCGAGCATCTTGGATTTTTTCCTGATCATCTTAGGGTGTTTGTTCCTAGGGCTAAAAATGATATTTATCGTGAAGGTAACTATGTTTATATTatgaggctaaatataatttaggcaaagttaaaaccaagccaatgcagcggtgttgcctgggatacttggggggttccagggaggtttgcaggggcattgccatgtgctttggcttgagttgccttttcgcttgcttgcttgttttGGGCTCCGGgaaatttgatttttctttggTTCCCACGCTTATTTCCTTCAGAAGGACAGCGCTACCTCGTGTTTTCTGCGCTCTTAGTGGGTTTATGCCTCCGAAACGCACAACTCGCAACAGTTTGAGCACTTATTTTGACATGGCCTCTGATCCAGCAAACTCGGATCTTTCTCCCGTTAGTCCAGGGCTTCCAGCGTCAAGTTCTTCTGCAGCAGGCTTAGTTAATTTCTTGGTCAGTTTATCTTCTGCCTCTGGTTTGTCGTTGGATAGTTTAACTGCTTCAATCGTCAACGCAATTCGCCTGCTCCTCAACTCTGGACGCCCAAGTGATCAGTCTGCGGCTTTATCTTTGGCGGCTGCTGCGCCTCCGGCGGCTTCATCCAGTTTTTGTTTGCCGGGCCCCAGCTTGTCAGTGGCCTCTACTAGTCCTAGGGCACAATTACCAGCCGCTTCTAGCTCAGGTAGGCCTGTTTTGGTTCCGTCTTTTGTTAATACATTTGCCGTGCCAACAATGTCGTGGCTTAGTTTGCCCGCCAGCTCGCTTGCACCGTGTGCTCCATCTTTTTCCCTGGGTTTGTCAGCCCCATTGGTTTCGCCATCCCTTCAGCAGCCCTTCATCGTTGGGCCTGGATTCTCACCGGTTCCTTTCAAAATAGTTTCACAGATCGTCGCTGGGAAGTTTATCGATCTCGCCGAACTTCTCTCTGTCAATTTGAGGGAAAGTGAGGCTGAACCTCAGCTGCTTTTCGACGGTAGAATCGTCTTGTCTTCTACCAAGCGTCCCAAGCGTAAAATCGACGATATCTTAGCCTGGTCGGAAGCCTTTTCCATCTTTTCGCTAATACTTGCGACTCATTTTCCTTCGAGATGGCGCAATTTAACACTTTATAAACTCTTGATTTTGCGCACGTACCGCCAATTTCGAGGCAACGCCTGGCTGGCTTACGACAGAGCCTTTCGCGAACACGCGGCCGCCGCCAGACTCACAGATTGGTCCAGCATCAATGTCCAGTTATTTAATTTTCATGCCGCCGGCTCTAGCGTTCGATGTTCCTTTACCGAACCTACTGGGAGTTCCTCTGCAGTGGTTTGCAAGTTGTGGAACAATGGTTTTTGTGTGGCGCCCTCTCGCACGTGCCGCTTCGCGCACCGTTGCTCAGTTTGCTCATCCAACCATCGACTCTACGATTACGTTCGGTTTATGTGATCTGTTGTTGTTGCAGACAGTGATTTGCCTTGAACGTATTTGCTACCTTTGCGTTGTGTGTTACCCAATACATTTAGTACTGTTTAGATTTCCTTCTCATTACTTTCCTGCTCATTTCATTAGAATTTAGCATATGTTCGGTTCACGAGGGTTATCCTTTTTCAAACTCGTGTTTCGTATTTCAGGTATGTCTAGGCTTTTCTTCTAGCTTTGTTCTCGTGTTCCCTGGTGCTATTGATTTAGTTTCATCCACGTCAGAGTATTTTCTTCTTAGTTTTTTCCTATTTGCGTTACACTACTTATTAGCGTTGTGCTTACGTTTGAGCAATTCATTTATTAAAGGTTCATTTCCCTCTCCCTTTCTCTTGCAGTATCTGTGCACTTGCCTCCAGTGTCCCAGGTTTCTCCTCTTAACGTTAACATGTTTGCCCTAAGGCTTGCGCACCACCCCGACCAGGCCTTGGTGTCTGAGGTCCTTCAGGGTCTTTCACAAGGTTTTCGTTTAGGCTTCAACCCTGGTACTAAACTGCGTTCTTCGAAAAAGAACAAGGCCTCTGCTTACCAACATCCTGACATCATTGATGCGTATTTATCAAATGAAATTCGTTTAGGACGTGTAGCTGGTCCCTTCCTTCTCCCTCTCATTTCTAATTTGCATGTTAACAGTTTTGGAGTCATACCTAAAAAGGGCCAACCTAATAACTGGCGTCTTATCCTGGACTTGTCATCTCCTCTTGGGGCTAGTGTTAATGAAGGAATCAATCCTGAGGATTTCCCACTTCAGTACATACAAGTTGATGACATCATCAGGATGGTCTGGAAATTTGGGAAAGGGGCTCTCATGGCTAAGTTTGATGTTGAGTCAGCCTACCGCAACATTGCGGTACACCCATGTGACCGGTACCTTCTGGGCATGAAATGGCGTTCAAGGTATTACGTGGACCTAGCCCTCCCGTTTGGTCTGCGGTCTGCCCCATATATATTCAATTCGGTAGCAGATCTCGTTGAGTGGATTCTTCGTCATAACTACCAGATAACCAACCTGTTGCATTACCTTGATGCCTACATCACTGCTGGTCCTCCTAATTCCCCTCAATGTGAACAAAATTTGGCTATTGCTTCTTCAGTTTGTATGGAGCTTGGCTTACCTTTTCACCCTGCAAAGAAGGTAGGTCCTACTTCTTGCATGGTTACCCTTGGCATCGAACTGGATTCTGTGAACCAATTGGCTCGTCTACCTCAGGAAAAATTGGATTCTCTCCTCAATCTTCTTCATCAGTGGTCTTCAAATCGATGGTGTTCCAAACGACAACTGCAATCTCTTATTGGCCACCTGCACCATGCAGCCAAAGTGGCTTGCCCTGGGCGTGGCTTTATTCGCCGCATGATTTGTCTGCTCCGACATTTTCGCCGAGAGGACCATCCAATCCGCATCAGCGCGGAATTTAAGAAAGACTTGCGGTGGtggctccagtatttggcttCTTGGAACGGTGTTTACTTCTTGGTTTACCCAGGCCTCTCTCCCCCAATTAACCTGGAGATGTCCAGCGATGCCTCTGGTTCTCTAGGGTTTGGTGCGATCTTTGGCTCACACTGGCTGTATGGCAAATGGCCGTCAGTGCTTCAGTCCTCTTCTATCGAGTACAAGGAACTTTTTCCCATAGTTGTTTCAGCTCACATCTGGGGTCCTTCATGGTTTAGACAAGTTGTGCTTTTCCGCTGCGATAATGAATCTGTGGTACATATTTTGAACTCTCCTACTTCTACAGCTCCCGACGTGATGCATCTGCTCCGCGCCCTTCTGATGAAGGCTGCTAcgcataatttcttttttactgCTCAGCACATTGCTGGTTCTGATAATAAGATCCCTGACGCCTTGTCTCGTTTTAATTGGCAGGCCTTTCATCGGCTGGCCCCCCATGCCGACCGCCAACCTACAGTCATCCCTCCTCACTTGTGGGACACATTAATTTATCCAGCTTAGAAAAGCACTGCTTTGCTCTGATGGCCCAGGGATTGGCTTCCCCTACACACCGCACTTACAAATCTGCTCAGCTTCGTTTTGACAACTCCTGTTCCCAAGCTGGACGGCTTCACCCTAGTGGTTCGCCCTGTCCTGCGAGTGAGTGGACTCTTTGCCTGTTCGCAACCCATCTCCCCTCCTCACTTTGTTCATCGTCCATCAAGGTTTATCTATCTGCTGTTCGTTCCATGCACATTGATCTTGGTCTTCCGGACCCTCTGGTTGACTGCCTGCAATTGCAACGTGTCCTGCGCGGGATAAAGCGGACTCAAGGCTCAACAGGTTCTTCACGCCTTCCTATTACAGACCACCACATGCTCATTATATACAAGTCCCTCTGCTTGTCCAACCACGATCACTTGATGTTCTGGGCTGCCTCTACCCTTGCCAACTTTGGGTTTCTCCGCTCCTCTGAATTTACAGTTTCGTCCTTGTCAGCCTTCAATCCCCTCGTCCATCTGTCGATCAGCGACATTGCTGTGGATTCTCATGTTTCACCTTCCTGCCTTCAACTTAACATCGAGGCTTCCAAGACTGACCCTTTTCGGAagggctgctgcctcttcattGGCATGGGTCGTCCTCCGCTGTGTGCATTATCTGCCCTCATACAGTATTTACCTCTCCGAGGCCAGTTGCCTGGTCCTTTGTTTCTCCTTTCATCTGGCCAACCTCTCTCTCGTGCCCTTTTGACACGTTGGCTTAAAGATATTTTCGCAGCTTCAAGTATAGAGGGATCCTTTTCGAGTCATAGCTTCAGGATCGGTGCTGCAACGGTTGCTGCTCGCTCTGGCATTCCCGATCATCTTATTCAGGCCATGGGGTGTTGGAATAGTGATGCCTATAAACTGTATATTAGGACTCCTGCAGAGGTTCTCGCTCAAGCAACCTCCATGCTGTCACAATAACTGGTAGTCGGTAAGTTCTTTTCAGTCAGTTTGCATTCTGCTGTCTGTACTTGCTCACCAGCCTTGCACAGTATTCCCTGCGATTTGACACTGCTTAAATAAGCGATTATTGTGGCCATGGGAAAGCCAATAATTTAGCTGCCCTTCAGTTGGTAAGTTGACCTGATTGGTCAGTGACTGTCATTTGCGTTGCGTTGTTGCTCTCCTGCCGCGGGTAAGTATTGAGTCTGGTCGCACTTGCCGAAGTGGTGCTGCTATATTGATAAGTTTGCTGGTCCTTCTGCTAGTCTTAAGGACGTGCGTGTTGCTTGCATCTGTTCGTTAGGATATGCAGGGTTTTTTCGCTATGATGAGCTTAGTAACATCGCGCCCGAGCATCTTGGATTTTTTCCTAATCATCTTAGGGTGTTTGTTCCTAGGGCTAAAAATGATATTTATCGTGAAGGTAACTATGTTTATATTAAGAGGTTAACTAGTAAGTATTGCCCGGTTGCGCTTTTAGAGAGGTATATTTCCATGGGTAACGTTGAACTTTCCAGTTCGGTTGGCCTTTTCCGTCCAGTAAGATGTTTAAATCCACCAATTCTTATAAGTTATATGGAGTTAAATTATCATATACCAGATGTAGGGAAATCTTAAAAGAGTGCCTTAAGACAATAGGGGTAGATCATAACTTGTACGGTCTTCATAGTTTAAGGTCTGGTGGAGCAACCTCTGCCGTTAGTTGTAATCCTAATCTTTCAGAAAGAATACTTAAGCTTCACGGACGATGGAAGTCCGATACTGCGAAAGATATGTATATTCTCGAAGATGTTTCCAAGCGTTTACAAGTAACTAGTCAGCTTGGTTTGTAACTCATTTATTCAGTTTATTTATGTCATTATGACTGTTGCTGTCAATCTTGAATAAACGTCAGTTGGACTGCCTGAGCATCCAACCATCAATTTGTTGTATCAAGGTATTTATCTAtgattttaagaggaaaatAATTTACGTTCGTTTGAGCGCAGCGAATTAGATCGTAATGCTAACTTCAATCTGTGAAGAAACGCTTGCATTTTCTTATTAAAACCCAAttttaaatattacaaactAGTACTGGAGCACGCATTCTTTACGactgaaataaaattatttcattattccGACTGTATCATAATGTTGTACACTGTACAGTATATGTTGCAATCACTGTACTGTACGCATGTTGCAATCACTGTATGTCTAAGctcaaaaaaaaagagagccaGACCAGTTGGAGTTCATAATACTTGGATCATGTTCTTTCCATATAAAATCGTTTAGCTTGCCAGAATATTTTTAGTTTACCCACAAAGTTAAAGAGGGCTAAAACAAGGAGGCGGGAAAGACGTCCCTTCTAGCAGCTGACAACTAACAGCTTAGTTTCCTGAATCAGTGGGCAGTGCCAACGAATGTTTGCAATCATTTTCGTGGAACACTCGAATCTCTTAACCAAGGCCAAATTACGCGTCACCTTTGTTGATAAAAACAATACGATCGGATTCACCgctgaaataatttattgtacgGAACGAACCTTTCTTGAAAATATTTGCTAGTTTTGAGCTTGATGTGGACAGGTTTTCCTCATCCTGTTTAACATAcgtaagaaaacaaacaaacatttcaaaaataaaggaAAGTCCATTATTTCTTATGTCGATCAATAGTCTCAGGCGTGGATAGGGGAAGAAATTGACGGCTAGCGCATGCAAACAATAACCAAGCATGCACAGCCGAATGTTGCGTCACTACTCCATTGTTGTATTATTCATTGAAATCAAAAATGTTCGAACTTTCTTCTCCTTAATTAAGAATTGGAAGACTTACATTTTCACTAGATTGAAATtcttcctcatcatcatcatcatcatcatcatcagtgtCATACACTGACGACAGACAATCATCATCAGTGATCATTGGGCTATCATCACAACTGCCAGTGTAGACCACTCTTCCTTTTAGTTTACAGTTTCGGGGGTGCTTTGATCTGATctaaaaagaaatatttatcaAGGTTTACTTTGGACGCAAAGTAATCCACCTAGTCTAAGTCGCGCAAGATTCCACAGAAAGTTTTCCTTCTTAACAGTGAATATTTACACAGAATAAATGCAAATGTACATTATATATGAAATGTAGGAAGTCTGTCACAGACGGATttataaaatgataaaattcatAATATTTGATAGGCAAAATTTACAAAATGGATAAAAAATCATACCAGTAAAgcgcatgctctgattggtcaattacCTCTAACTATTGGCGCATGATTAAATGGTTCTGGCCGAAACACTGACACGTGCGCCAAGAAAAATAGGGAGCGATGGAAACTGCGACGAGAACGTCATCACGAAATCAAACTTCGCGTTATTGAAATCATCGagctttttaacattttaacaaaCTTTTTAAGATGTCAATGGAGTGACAGTCCTCTTAAGAATGAAACCGGTATTTGAGTAACGAAAAATTCATCTTCAAATGCTGATGTCCTCCACAAATCTAGAATTTCCATTCCATATTTTAACATTTCGTCAGACTAAGCAAAGCGACCGGGAGTCCGTGAATCTGTTGAATTGAATTGATACCAGTCGGAGCTTTCTCGAGGTACTGACCAaaaggatcgcagctctgggaaTGAGAATGCTTGATATTACATCCCAGTCCCCATGGGTAGCCTTGCACTTAGCCTGGAAACGAGTATCCATGTGTTATCACGCTTGCGAATCTGTCTAACGAATCTCGCTTACGTGTGCTGTGTAACAGTTTGGAACCTTCTCATGTGGTGGTTTTTGTTAAGATTGCCCGTGATGGGAAATTTTGCGTAGTAGTGCAAgaaattggtttgtttttccTGGAAGTGAATTTGGTCTGTGAAAA encodes the following:
- the LOC136907316 gene encoding uncharacterized protein, which produces MLIIYKSLCLSNHDHLMFWAASTLANFGFLRSSEFTVSSLSAFNPLVHLSISDIAVDSHVSPSCLQLNIEASKTDPFRKGCCLFIGMGRPPLCALSALIQYLPLRGQLPGPLFLLSSGQPLSRALLTRWLKDIFAASSIEGSFSSHSFRIGAATVAARSGIPDHLIQAMGCWNSDAYKLYIRTPAEVLAQATSMLSQ